A stretch of the Corvus moneduloides isolate bCorMon1 chromosome 8, bCorMon1.pri, whole genome shotgun sequence genome encodes the following:
- the LOC116447499 gene encoding pancreatic lipase-related protein 2-like isoform X2, translating into MFAVWITTLFLLNAARGREVCYKRLGCFSDSPPWAGIPGRQLAGLPSSPDDVNTNFLLYTRDNTVKYQKISATNPSTIKASNFRTHRKTRFIIHGHLAGADLPWITSMCRFMLHTEDVNCILTDWRGGSSGLYTDAVNNVRIVGAELEYLVNFLEKDYGYSPANIHFIGHSLGAHVAGEAGRRKPGIGRITGLDPAGPLFQYTPTMVRLDPSDAKFVDIIHTHAGHLFFDFAPGILQTCGHLDFYPNGGKKMPGCHQLRVPPATRDINDLMRAYRSFGCGHKRSLRYYAESIITPNGFAGYQCDTYREFVLGDCFPCPEEGCPLMGHYADKFLDKTGKEQQKVYLNTGPSPPYARWRKEIHVKVCATETMKGNIDLALTGTNGIRKKYTIDKGTFKPGNTYLNYIDTEISGNISKVEFLWKKHLGHADRGCMGAEEVTIISGENGHMSMFCGCGAVQPSMWQALALC; encoded by the exons ATGTTTGCAGTATGGATCActactctttttcttctcaatgCAGCCAGAG GGAGGGAAGTTTGCTACAAAAGGCTTGGATGCTTTTCAGATAGCCCCCCTTGGGCTGGGATCCCAGGGAGACAACTGGCAGGCTTGCCCAGCTCTCCAGATGATGTGAACACAAATTTCCTCCTTTACACCAGAGATAACACGGTGAAATACCAA AAAATTTCAGCCACAAACCCTTCAACTATAAAAGCTTCGAATTTCCGAACACACAGGAAAACTCGCTTCATTATACACGGCCACCTTGCTGGAGCAGATCTCCCCTGGATAACAAGCATGTGCAGG TTCATGCTCCACACTGAAGATGTGAACTGCATTTTGACAGACTGGAGGGGAGGCTCCAGTGGTCTGTACACGGACGCCGTCAACAACGTCCGCATTGTGGGGGCCGAGCTGGAGTACCTGGTGAACTTCCTCGAG AAAGACTATGGCTACTCTCCTGCCAACATCCATTTCATTGGCCATAGCCTTGGAGCACACGTTgcaggggaggcagggaggaggaaacCTGGCATTGGAAGAATAACAG GTTTGGATCCAGCTGGGCCCCTTTTCCAGTACACTCCCACAATGGTTAGGCTGGATCCTTCAGATGCAAAATTTGTTGATATAATTCATACTCATGCTGGCCATCTTTTCTTTGACTTTG CTCCAGGGATACTTCAGACTTGTGGGCATCTGGATTTTTACCCAAATGGTGGGAAGAAGATGCCAGGATGCCACCAGCTTCGTGTGCCTCCTGCAACTCGGGATATCAATGACCTGATGAGAg cataCAGATCTTTTGGATGTGGACATAAAAGAAGTCTCAGGTATTATGCTGAGAGTATCATCACTCCAAATGGATTTGCTGGGTACCAGTGTGACACATACCGAGAGTTTGTGCTG GGAGACTGCTTTCCATGTCCAGAGGAAGGATGCCCACTGATGGGTCATTATGCTGATAAGTTTTTAGAtaaaaccgggaaagaacagCAAAAGGTTTATTTAAACACAGGGCCTTCCCCTCCATATGCTC GCTGGCGAAAAGAGATACATGTCAAAGTCTGTGCAACAGAAACCATGAAGGGAAATATAGACTTAGCCTTGACTGGAACTAATGGGATCAGGAAGAAATATACCATTGACAA GGGAACTTTCAAACCAGGCAACACATACTTGAACTACATTGATACAGAAATTTCTGGGAACATTTCAAAAGTTGAGTTTCTCTGGAAAAAGCATCTAGGTCATGCAGACAGAGGCTGCATGGGAGCTGAAGAAGTCACAATAATATCTGGGGAAAATGGACATAT GTCCATGTTCTGTGGGTGTGGAGCTGTGCAGCCCAGCATGTGGCAAGCCCTGGCTCTTTGCTGA